From the genome of Synchiropus splendidus isolate RoL2022-P1 chromosome 17, RoL_Sspl_1.0, whole genome shotgun sequence, one region includes:
- the chek1 gene encoding serine/threonine-protein kinase Chk1: MAVPFVQDWDVVQTLGEGAYGEVRLLVNRQTEEAVAVKVIDTSQAKECAENVKKEACIHKMLNHQNIVRFFGQRPEGHTVYLFLEYCSGGELFDRIEPDVGMPEKDAHKFFQQLVAAVEYLHGMGITHRDIKPENILLDDKDNLKLTDFGLATMFRFRGRERPLRRLCGTLPYVAPELLSQAEYKAQPADVWSCGIVLTAMLAGELPWDQPTESCQEYSDWLQKKTYLSPWKKIQPMPLCLLSKLLLPAPESRLTLPNVQKDRWFTQGAKEPPAGLSSGEVRAPRSDLDFISRTSSDDRMQVSSSQPDFALSPETAVLNGNCGNHVSFSQPIKPEHMLLGSQLMGTPGASQTPWQRLVRRMTRFFTTANAESSLTALKDVCSGLSLAFKVSCTRQVTVSTLDKRNNKLIFKVFLLEMNQRILLDFRLSKGDGLEFKRLFVKIKQKLGDIVSHQKILLPIT, from the exons ATGGCGGTGCCTTTTGTGCAGGACTGGGACGTTGTACAGACTTTGGGAGAAGGAGCTTATGGAGA AGTGCGGCTGCTGGTGAACAGGCAGACTGAAGAGGCAGTTGCAGTGAAAGTGATTGATACCTCGCAGGCGAAGGAATGTGCAGAGAATGTAAAAAAGGAGGCCTGCATCCACAAG ATGCTCAACCATCAGAATATAGTGCGCTTTTTTGGCCAACGTCCAGAGGGACACACGGTCTACCTGTTTCTAGAGTACTGCAGTGGAGGAGAGCTGTTTGACCGGATCG AGCCGGATGTGGGGATGCCTGAGAAAGACGCTCACAAGTTTTTCCAGCAGCTTGTGGCGGCGGTG GAGTATCTCCACGGCATGGGCATCACCCACAGAGACATAAAGCCTGAAAACATTTTACTGGATGATAAAG ATAACCTGAAGTTGACGGATTTTGGACTGGCTACCATGTTTCGATTTAGGGGGCGAGAGCGTCCCCTCCGTCGACTGTGTGGGACTTTACCCTATGTGGCTCCAGAGCTTCTCAGCCAAGCGGAGTACAAGGCTCAACCTGCTGATGTCTGGTCTTGTGGGATTGTGCTCACCGCTATGCTGGCTGGAG AGTTGCCCTGGGACCAGCCCACTGAGAGCTGCCAGGAGTACTCCGACTGGCTCCAAAAGAAAACCTATCTGTCTCCCTGGAAGAAAATACAGCCCATGCCTCTTT GCTTGCTGTCCAAACTGCTTCTGCCCGCTCCAGAAAGCCGCCTCACTCTCCCCAACGTGCAGAAGGACCGCTGGTTTACCCAAG GTGCGAAGGAGCCACCAGCAGGTCTGAGCTCAGGGGAAGTCAGAGCACCTCGCTCTGATTTAGACTTCATATCACGCACCAGCAG TGACGACAGGATGCAGGTGTCCAGCTCTCAGCCTGACTTTGCACTCAGCCCTGAAACCGCAGTGCTGAACGGTAACTGTGGCAACCACGTGAGCTTCTCCCAGCCCATCAAACCTGAGCACATGCTGCTGGGGAGCCAGCTGATGGGAACCCCAGGGGCGAGTCAG ACGCCCTGGCAGAGGTTGGTGCGAAGAATGACTCGCTTCTTCACCACAGCGAACGCAGAGTCCTCGCTCACTGCTCTGAAAGACGTCTGCTCTGGCTTGTCCTTGGCTTTTAAAGTCTCCTGCACTCGACAG GTGACGGTGAGCACCCTGGACAAGCGCAACAACAAACTCATCTTCAAAGTCTTCTTGCTTGAGATGAATCAGCGGATTCTTCTGGACTTCAGGTTGTCAAAG GGAGACGGCCTGGAGTTTAAGCGTCTGTTTGTGAAGATAAAGCAGAAGCTGGGCGACATCGTGAGTCACCAGAAGATCCTCCTGCCCATCACATGA